In Blautia sp. SC05B48, a single genomic region encodes these proteins:
- a CDS encoding DEAD/DEAH box helicase, producing MLKRTAIRALCNTTAYQRGLDIYRTGKRIQSLDIKSEGAVDKISAAVKGSGRNVYNTGFQYDTEADRIKEAYCDCPAFRSYSGICKHCVAVLLEYGDRKAYERVEIRRQQDEEQKQAELFSGTAFPAALSGPGQPATKTTVELKSLLNRQLYSRMLPFSGDPYFGRVELETCLKFNSVRNCFTVEFRVGCEKKYILKDVLAFVWNLDHNEKVSYGKNLEFIHSDEVFSEGSRSVLSFIREWVENHHGTYMSRYEQLKNIAVEKVRDLTVDRKELEDLLLILGEKSFKFKMNNDPETTWHSVREIPDRTLMIRKKDQGLSLEIAPVYSVTGIRYHMYFDNAKVYLVSRQELGAVEEFVTCLERLPAGRGFIDEPDVPVFVRELLPSLKKFFHCDLRDFPEETGLECYKAAYEIYLDAPERDWITCKAFSVYGKDKFSVFDRDVSARTRDIPGELGVFALLSKYFNGYDDQRMELALDCRAGELESLCREGSGKPDSVKDSEEKLYQLLTEGIPAMQKVADVYISQSIKQMQVTKLPNIRLGVSLSAGLLNLNLDVEGMDQAQLFDILSRYDRRKKYFRLKDGSFLDVSDGQLRELSALKNGLQISDRELKKGKTQVPAYRAMYLDSQLKGGDLIKVEKDNAFRALIRNMQTMEEHKFQIPREQEKILRGYQKEGFYWIKTLKHNQFGGILADDMGLGKTLQVITFLWSEFQESAPGENRRALVITPASLVFNWMNEIERFAPGLPATVVTGDVKERKALIKNAGEREVLITSYDLLKRDLKAYQNLNFAVQIIDEAQYIKNHGTQVAKAVKEIRSEFRLALTGTPVENRLSELWSIFDFLMPGFLYSYEKFRKEIELPAVQYSNSDAMERLQKMIRPFVLRRLKRDVLKDLPDKLEKDMFSPLESEQKELYEAHTERLRLMLGMQSDAEFRTSKLQILAEITRLRQICCYPGLVYEGYKGNSSKLEMCMELVQNAVNGGHKLLLFSQFTTMLDVLAVRLKKAKVSFYMLTGSTSKEKRAQMVHAFNEDDTSVFCISLKAGGTGLNLTAADIVIHYDPWWNLAVQNQATDRAHRIGQQNVVSVYRLFMKDTIEERIRALQERKRELADEILSGEGIGQALISREELLELLGR from the coding sequence ATGCTTAAACGAACAGCCATACGGGCACTTTGTAATACAACGGCATATCAGAGAGGCCTTGATATTTACCGTACCGGAAAGAGGATCCAGTCGCTGGATATTAAGTCGGAAGGAGCTGTGGATAAAATATCTGCAGCAGTGAAGGGAAGTGGGCGTAATGTATACAATACAGGCTTTCAGTATGATACAGAAGCGGACCGCATAAAAGAAGCATACTGTGACTGCCCGGCCTTTCGCAGCTATTCCGGGATCTGTAAGCATTGCGTGGCAGTGCTTCTGGAATATGGAGACCGTAAGGCCTATGAGCGTGTGGAAATCCGCAGACAGCAGGATGAGGAACAGAAGCAGGCAGAGTTATTCAGCGGAACAGCATTTCCGGCTGCTTTATCCGGACCAGGGCAGCCTGCAACGAAAACCACCGTTGAGCTGAAAAGCCTCCTTAATCGCCAGCTATACAGCCGTATGCTTCCGTTTTCCGGGGATCCGTATTTTGGCAGGGTGGAGCTGGAAACCTGCCTGAAATTTAATTCTGTGAGAAATTGCTTTACCGTGGAATTCCGTGTTGGCTGTGAGAAAAAATATATCCTCAAGGATGTGTTGGCCTTTGTGTGGAATCTGGATCATAATGAGAAGGTTTCTTATGGAAAAAATCTGGAATTTATCCATTCCGATGAAGTCTTTTCAGAAGGATCCAGAAGCGTGCTGTCCTTTATCCGGGAATGGGTCGAGAATCATCACGGCACTTACATGTCCAGATATGAACAGCTGAAGAATATAGCTGTGGAAAAGGTGAGGGATCTTACCGTTGACAGAAAAGAACTTGAGGATCTGCTTCTTATACTTGGCGAAAAAAGTTTCAAGTTCAAAATGAACAATGATCCGGAAACAACATGGCATTCTGTCAGAGAAATTCCGGACAGGACGCTGATGATCCGGAAGAAGGATCAGGGGTTATCTCTTGAGATCGCGCCGGTATACAGTGTGACAGGCATACGGTATCATATGTATTTTGATAATGCGAAGGTATATCTGGTTTCCAGGCAGGAGCTTGGAGCAGTGGAGGAATTTGTTACCTGTCTGGAGCGGCTTCCTGCAGGCCGAGGCTTTATTGATGAACCGGATGTGCCTGTGTTTGTGCGTGAGCTGCTTCCTTCCCTGAAAAAATTTTTTCACTGTGATCTCAGGGATTTCCCGGAAGAAACAGGTCTTGAATGCTACAAGGCTGCATATGAGATCTATCTGGATGCGCCGGAGCGTGACTGGATCACCTGTAAGGCGTTTTCTGTTTACGGGAAGGATAAATTTTCGGTTTTTGACCGGGATGTGTCTGCCCGCACCAGGGATATTCCGGGAGAGCTTGGTGTGTTTGCGCTGCTGTCAAAATATTTTAATGGATATGATGACCAGCGGATGGAGCTGGCATTGGATTGTCGTGCCGGGGAACTGGAATCTTTGTGCAGGGAAGGTTCAGGGAAGCCCGACAGTGTGAAAGATTCCGAAGAAAAGCTTTACCAGCTTCTCACTGAAGGTATCCCCGCCATGCAGAAAGTTGCAGATGTCTATATTTCCCAGTCCATCAAACAGATGCAGGTGACAAAGCTGCCAAACATCCGTCTTGGCGTTTCTCTGTCAGCCGGACTTCTGAATCTGAATCTGGATGTGGAGGGGATGGATCAGGCGCAGCTTTTTGATATTCTTTCCAGGTACGATCGCAGGAAAAAATATTTCCGCCTGAAGGATGGCAGCTTTCTGGATGTTTCCGATGGTCAGCTCAGGGAGCTTTCTGCTCTGAAAAATGGACTGCAGATTAGTGATCGTGAACTGAAAAAAGGAAAGACTCAGGTTCCGGCTTATCGTGCTATGTATCTGGACAGTCAGCTGAAGGGCGGCGATCTGATCAAGGTAGAGAAGGACAATGCCTTTCGTGCGTTGATCCGGAACATGCAGACAATGGAAGAACATAAATTTCAGATTCCCAGGGAGCAGGAAAAAATCCTCCGGGGCTATCAGAAAGAGGGCTTTTACTGGATCAAAACTCTGAAGCATAATCAGTTTGGAGGGATCCTGGCAGATGATATGGGACTTGGAAAAACCCTCCAGGTGATCACTTTTCTCTGGTCAGAATTTCAGGAATCTGCGCCGGGAGAAAACAGACGTGCCCTTGTGATAACGCCTGCTTCGCTGGTGTTTAACTGGATGAACGAGATCGAACGTTTTGCGCCGGGACTTCCGGCTACCGTTGTGACTGGTGATGTGAAGGAGAGGAAAGCACTGATCAAAAATGCGGGAGAACGGGAGGTTCTGATCACTTCCTATGACCTTCTGAAACGGGATCTGAAGGCTTATCAGAACCTGAATTTTGCTGTGCAGATCATTGATGAGGCGCAGTATATCAAGAATCACGGAACTCAGGTGGCAAAGGCTGTGAAGGAGATCCGGTCGGAATTCAGGCTTGCGCTGACCGGTACACCGGTGGAGAACAGGCTTAGTGAGCTGTGGAGTATTTTTGATTTTCTGATGCCGGGATTTTTGTATTCTTATGAGAAATTCCGCAAGGAAATAGAGCTTCCAGCTGTGCAGTACAGCAATTCCGATGCGATGGAGCGTCTGCAGAAAATGATCCGTCCTTTTGTGCTGCGGAGATTGAAGAGGGATGTGCTGAAGGATCTTCCGGATAAGCTGGAAAAAGATATGTTTTCCCCGTTGGAAAGCGAGCAGAAGGAGCTGTATGAGGCCCATACGGAACGGCTTCGCCTGATGCTTGGGATGCAGTCGGATGCGGAGTTTCGCACTTCTAAACTGCAGATCCTTGCAGAGATCACGAGGTTGCGGCAGATCTGCTGTTATCCAGGACTGGTATATGAAGGATACAAAGGGAATTCTTCCAAGCTGGAGATGTGCATGGAATTGGTTCAGAATGCGGTGAATGGCGGACATAAGCTCCTGTTGTTTTCCCAGTTTACTACCATGCTGGATGTGCTGGCTGTCCGTCTGAAAAAAGCAAAAGTTTCTTTTTATATGTTGACCGGATCGACTTCCAAGGAAAAACGGGCGCAGATGGTACATGCATTTAATGAGGATGATACTTCTGTTTTCTGCATTTCTCTGAAAGCAGGAGGAACAGGCCTGAATCTTACGGCAGCTGATATTGTGATCCACTACGATCCCTGGTGGAATCTTGCCGTGCAGAATCAGGCAACAGACCGTGCCCACCGCATCGGTCAGCAGAACGTTGTCAGTGTCTACCGCCTCTTTATGAAAGACACCATAGAAGAACGAATCCGGGCTCTTCAGGAAAGAAAACGGGAACTGGCTGATGAGATCTTAAGCGGCGAGGGAATCGGCCAGGCTTTGATAAGCAGAGAGGAATTACTGGAGCTGCTAGGCAGATAA